A window of Mercenaria mercenaria strain notata chromosome 16, MADL_Memer_1, whole genome shotgun sequence contains these coding sequences:
- the LOC123540509 gene encoding zinc finger protein 37-like: protein MLQGDESASCNMHAMRDGHNPVLSNDVQLIYSETHHDVLASDPLLIDEGYNTANHSNVLDSYDARSDEDDDAELADNPLVIDEDYETESDTALTAAHLPALINGDNDALHAIEKDENANSNYCLIDHDYLPSSVKNAFEANYVNSFTSIYQNENIVVMQDLFNEKLDWQESVQEKFFEEGNQGLELAECDQNNAKFVVVNTLRKDEFDTSSKQSFKKKENQKEICRNPKLDKINDSSVEKSVQEKRLHSKNRRKDASVLFVKNKLIEKLDHNDASFSNSYTKKESFSLEQYLNKTSSSPCQDRVVSEKKLVIPNLDSNKTVLNKEHTPSGYLQRKVLKPLKPKTGEQCLLLVPLIIPLKPEQALYKIAKTEQSLKKCIQVEGLNNKIQVKRSLLGRHKLTVTKRKRSETSSHELKNGKIPAVADPDVGNNFTETNSCSTSTARNSDKILYHDKTEDGLLKNQVTDSTEQVEGVTSDADFENPFDTFITGLNGTPDVTPDIDKFKSSHAGDDEISDIINDDTQDIKPDLDQVTSDTGPVKSTEVNSCEAGSVELKVLKCKECCSVFNDTTSFDLHLIWCDVEAKKSKICGVCRVAFPDLKSMNSHDCSRVLDSVDYTCGVCKKAFKKRDVVFAHMKIHTTKKDFVCEVCQKSFLHKHHLVTHMKTHQSDRPYKCQVCTAAFKRVSHLQKHQSSHKPDGERKYECKHCDWSFHDKYKLARHEKTHSSSIKKFVCSICQGAFREKYILTKHIKNVHSDGTYKNTSCNKPKQPLECEICSEIFFWKKHLQIHMASHSEVLCDSDEDADDDFKDELEMSDIPKSSDIVEKGEQKAYHTRNSLKGFGKVKCQHCTQTFISAKLMEIHTQTEHKSELMEGSDVDCDS from the exons ATGCTGCAAGGAGACGAATCTGCATCATGTAATATGCATGCCATGCGGGATGGACACAATCCGGTTCTAAGCAATGATGTTCAACTCATATACAGTGAGACACACCACGATGTTTTAGCTAGTGACCCTTTATTAATCGACGAAGGTTATAACACGGCCAACCATTCTAATGTTTTGGATTCATATGATGCTAGAagtgatgaagatgatgatgcaGAATTGGCTGATAATCCTTTGGTTATTGATGAAGATTATGAAACAGAAAGTGACACAGCACTGACCGCTGCACATTTGCCTGCACTGATAAACGGAGATAACGATGCATTACATGCaattgaaaaagatgaaaatgccAACAGTAATTATTGTTTAATTGATCATGATTACTTGCCAAGTTCAGTAAAGAATGCATTTGAAGCTAACTATGTTAACAGCTTTACAAGTATCTATCAGAATGAGAATATTGTGGTTATGCAAGAtttgtttaatgaaaaattggaCTGGCAGGAGTCAGTGCAAGAAAAGTTTTTTGAAGAAGGAAACCAGGGTTTAGAATTAGCTGAATGCGATCAGAATAATGCAAAATTTGTAGTTGTAAACACATTGAGAAAAGATGAATTTGATACCAGTAGTAAACAGAGCtttaagaaaaaggaaaatcAGAAGGAGATTTGTCGCAACCCAAAACTTGATAAGATAAACGATAGTTCTGTTGAGAAATCAGTGCAAGAAAAAAGACTTCACAGCAAAAATCGGCGCAAAGATGCTTCAGTGCTGTTCGTGAAGAATAAATTAATAGAAAAGTTGGACCATAATGACGCATCTTTTTCAAACAGTTATACTAAGAAGGAATCATTTTCACTGGAGCAGTACCTCAACAAAACCAGTTCAAGTCCTTGCCAAGATAGAGTAGTGTCGGAAAAGAAGCTAGTCATCCCCAACCTTGATTCAAATAAGACGGTCTTAAACAAAGAACACACGCCGTCAGGTTATTTacaaagaaaagttttgaaaCCTTTGAAACCAAAGACAGGAGAGCAGTGTCTTTTATTAGTACCATTAATAATTCCTTTAAAACCAGAGCAAGCTCTTTATAAGATTGCGAAAACAGAACAAAGTTTGAAAAAGTGTATACAAGTGGAAGGACTTAATAATAAGATCCAAGTTAAACGAAGTCTTTTAGGTAGACATAAACTAACAGTAACAAAACGAAAGCGTTCAGAAACCTCGAGCCACGAgctaaaaaatgggaaaataccAGCAGTTGCAGACCCTGACGTTGGTAACAATTTCACAGAAACGAACAGTTGCTCTACATCGACTGCACGGAATTCTGATAAG attttataccATGACAAAACGGAAGATGGGCTGTTAAAAAATCAAGTTACTGACAGTACTGAACAGGTTGAAGGTGTAACTTCCGATGCAGACTTTGAAAATCCGTTTGACACATTTATTACTGGGTTAAATGGCACACCAGATGTTACACCAGATATAGATAAGTTTAAATCAAGTCACGCTGGAGATGATGAGATTTCAGATATTATAAACGATGATACTCAGGATATCAAACCTGATCTTGATCAGGTCACATCTGACACTGGACCTGTGAAAAGTACCGAGGTGAATAGTTGTGAGGCAGGCTCAGTGGAATTAAAGGTGCTCAAATGCAAGGAGTGTTGTTCAGTGTTTAACGACACAACAAGCTTTGATCTTCATCTTATTTGGTGTGACGTCGAAGCCAAGAAGAGCAAGATTTGTGGTGTATGCAGAGTGGCATTTCCTGATCTCAAGTCAATGAATAGTCACGACTGCTCTCGTGTATTGGACAGTGTTGATTATACATGTGGTGTTTGCAAAAAG GCTTTCAAGAAACGAGATGTTGTTTTTGCTCACATGAAAATTCACACCACGAAGAAAGATTTTGTCTGTGAGGTTTGCCAGAAATCTTTTCTACATAAACACCATTTAGTCACTCATATGAAAACACACCAGTCTGACAGGCCTTACAAATGCCAAGTATGTACAGCAGCATTTAAACGCGTATCCCATCTTCAAAAGCATCAGTCTTCACATAAACCTGATGGAGAGAGGAAATACGAATGCAAGCATTGTGATTGGTCTTTCCACGACAAATACAAGCTTGCAAGACACGAGAAAACACATTCATCATCCATTAAAAAGTTTGTATGTAGCATCTGCCAAGGTGCCTTCCGAGAAAAGTATATTCTgacaaaacacataaaaaatgTTCATTCAGATGGTACGTATAAAAATACATCTTGCAATAAACCGAAGCAGCCACTTGAGTGtgaaatatgtagtgaaatattcTTTTGGAAGAAACATTTGCAGATTCATATGGCTAGTCACAGTGAGGTACTATGTGATTCAGACGAAGACGCGGATGATGATTTTAAAGATGAGTTAGAAATGTCTGATATCCCCAAATCAAGTGACATCGTTGAAAAAGGCGAACAAAAGGCTTATCATACAAGAAACAGTTTGAAAGGATTTGGGAAAGTTAAATGCCAGCACTGTACCCAAACCTTTATATCTGCAAAACTGATGGAAATCCATACACAGACTGAACACAAATCGGAGCTAATGGAAGGTTCAGATGTTGATTGTGACAGTTGA